The Synchiropus splendidus isolate RoL2022-P1 chromosome 11, RoL_Sspl_1.0, whole genome shotgun sequence genome contains a region encoding:
- the lamp2 gene encoding lysosome-associated membrane glycoprotein 2 isoform X2 codes for MSRFSAFILLLMVAVGVHQSSGVEVKVNDKNGTLCLSASLMVNFSISYETTDKMMAVVEIELPSKVSANDSVCGSNSSVLKLEFESGHSWTMNFITNGKTYEADSIIFSYNLGDSKVFPNSSSNDTLSVTVKPHIIDVDTDTSYSCKSSDMIQAKSVNQTLWNVVIQAFITNGQQSTNYTSCAADTPTAAPTKPPVTTPSAPTTPVPTPTLPDPAVGKYNVTPENSTACLLAQFGLRLGIKLGGKYEEMNLNSSKVSATGGCNVNSSELVLESDTMNIKMTFTNDTKKFRLHAFEASGTTSSGAKFSDGNSSLSLWEASVGNSYMCNKEQNYTITEDLFVFTFQLQIQPVGVKKGAFSTAEECFLDSDLSFLVPIAVGVALSFLIILVLISYVIGRRKSRTGYQSV; via the exons ATGTCCAGATTCAGCGCCTTCATTTTGCTCCTTATGGTGGCAGTCG GAGTCCACCAGTCAAGTGGTGTTGAAGTCAAAGTCAACGACAAGAATGGAACGTTGTGTCTATCCGCCAGCCTCATGGTCAACTTCTCCATCTCCTACGAAACAACAGACAAGATG ATGGCAGTCGTTGAAATTGAACTTCCCTCTAAAGTCTCAGCGAATGACAGCGTGTGTGGCAGCAATAGCTCTGTGTTAAAATTGGAATTCGAGAGCGGCCACTCCTGGACTATGAACTTCATTACCAACGGGAAAACGTACGAGGCTGACTCCATCATCTTCTCCTACAATCTGGGCGACTCCAAAGTCTTTCCCAACTCCTCGTCCAATG ATACTCTTTCGGTGAccgtgaaacctcacatcattgatGTCGACACGGACACAAGCTACTCTTGCAAGAGCAGCGACATGATCCAGGCGAAGTCAGTCAACCAGACGTTGTGGAACGTTGTCATCCAGGCTTTCATCACGAATGGCCAACAGAGCACCAACT ATACCAGCTGCGCTGCCGATACCCCGACCGCCGCTCCTACAAAGCCACCTGTCACCACCCCATCTGCCCCTACAACCCCCGTCCCGACCCCCACTCTGCCTGATCCTGCCGTTGGCAAATACAACGTCACACCTGAGAACAGCACAGCCTGTCTGCTGGCACAGTTCGGCCTGCGTCTCGGGATCAAGCTCGGAGGC AAATACGAGGAGATGAACTTGAACAGCAGCAAGGTCTCGGCTACTGGAGGGTGTAACGTGAATAGCAGTGAGTTGGTACTGGAGTCTGACACCATGAACATCAAGATGACTTTCACCAAT GACACCAAGAAGTTCCGCCTGCATGCCTTTGAGGCCAGTGGAACAACCAGCTCCG GTGCCAAGTTCAGCGATGGCAACTCCTCCCTGAGTCTGTGGGAAGCGTCCGTGGGCAACTCGTACATGTGCAACAAAGAGCAGAACTAcaccatcaccgaggacctcTTCGTCTTCACGTTCCAACTGCAGATTCAGCCTGTCGGGGTGAAGAAAGGAGCGTTCAGCACAG CTGAGGAATGCTTCCTGGACTCTGACTTGAGCTTTTTGGTGCCCATCGCAGTGGGCGTGGCCCTCAGCTTCCTAATCATCCTAGTGCTTATCTCTTACGTGATTGGCCGGAGGAAGAGTCGCACTGGCTACCAGTCTGTATAA
- the lamp2 gene encoding lysosome-associated membrane glycoprotein 2 isoform X1, protein MSRFSAFILLLMVAVGVHQSSGVEVKVNDKNGTLCLSASLMVNFSISYETTDKMMAVVEIELPSKVSANDSVCGSNSSVLKLEFESGHSWTMNFITNGKTYEADSIIFSYNLGDSKVFPNSSSNDTLSVTVKPHIIDVDTDTSYSCKSSDMIQAKSVNQTLWNVVIQAFITNGQQSTNYTSCAADTPTAAPTKPPVTTPSAPTTPVPTPTLPDPAVGKYNVTPENSTACLLAQFGLRLGIKLGGKYEEMNLNSSKVSATGGCNVNSSELVLESDTMNIKMTFTNDTKKFRLHAFEASGTTSSGAKFSDGNSSLSLWEASVGNSYMCNKEQNYTITEDLFVFTFQLQIQPVGVKKGAFSTAEECVADGDNFLVPIAVGVALLVLILIVLLAYFIGRKRNMASGYESF, encoded by the exons ATGTCCAGATTCAGCGCCTTCATTTTGCTCCTTATGGTGGCAGTCG GAGTCCACCAGTCAAGTGGTGTTGAAGTCAAAGTCAACGACAAGAATGGAACGTTGTGTCTATCCGCCAGCCTCATGGTCAACTTCTCCATCTCCTACGAAACAACAGACAAGATG ATGGCAGTCGTTGAAATTGAACTTCCCTCTAAAGTCTCAGCGAATGACAGCGTGTGTGGCAGCAATAGCTCTGTGTTAAAATTGGAATTCGAGAGCGGCCACTCCTGGACTATGAACTTCATTACCAACGGGAAAACGTACGAGGCTGACTCCATCATCTTCTCCTACAATCTGGGCGACTCCAAAGTCTTTCCCAACTCCTCGTCCAATG ATACTCTTTCGGTGAccgtgaaacctcacatcattgatGTCGACACGGACACAAGCTACTCTTGCAAGAGCAGCGACATGATCCAGGCGAAGTCAGTCAACCAGACGTTGTGGAACGTTGTCATCCAGGCTTTCATCACGAATGGCCAACAGAGCACCAACT ATACCAGCTGCGCTGCCGATACCCCGACCGCCGCTCCTACAAAGCCACCTGTCACCACCCCATCTGCCCCTACAACCCCCGTCCCGACCCCCACTCTGCCTGATCCTGCCGTTGGCAAATACAACGTCACACCTGAGAACAGCACAGCCTGTCTGCTGGCACAGTTCGGCCTGCGTCTCGGGATCAAGCTCGGAGGC AAATACGAGGAGATGAACTTGAACAGCAGCAAGGTCTCGGCTACTGGAGGGTGTAACGTGAATAGCAGTGAGTTGGTACTGGAGTCTGACACCATGAACATCAAGATGACTTTCACCAAT GACACCAAGAAGTTCCGCCTGCATGCCTTTGAGGCCAGTGGAACAACCAGCTCCG GTGCCAAGTTCAGCGATGGCAACTCCTCCCTGAGTCTGTGGGAAGCGTCCGTGGGCAACTCGTACATGTGCAACAAAGAGCAGAACTAcaccatcaccgaggacctcTTCGTCTTCACGTTCCAACTGCAGATTCAGCCTGTCGGGGTGAAGAAAGGAGCGTTCAGCACAG CGGAGGAATGCGTGGCTGATGGCGACAACTTCCTTGTTCCTATAGCTGTGGGAGTTGCCCTGCTTGTTCTCATTCTTATCGTACTCCTGGCCTATTTCATCGGGAGAAAGCGAAACATGGCCAGCGGCTACGAGTCTTTCTAG
- the lamp2 gene encoding lysosome-associated membrane glycoprotein 2 isoform X3 has translation MSRFSAFILLLMVAVGVHQSSGVEVKVNDKNGTLCLSASLMVNFSISYETTDKMMAVVEIELPSKVSANDSVCGSNSSVLKLEFESGHSWTMNFITNGKTYEADSIIFSYNLGDSKVFPNSSSNDTLSVTVKPHIIDVDTDTSYSCKSSDMIQAKSVNQTLWNVVIQAFITNGQQSTNYTSCAADTPTAAPTKPPVTTPSAPTTPVPTPTLPDPAVGKYNVTPENSTACLLAQFGLRLGIKLGGKYEEMNLNSSKVSATGGCNVNSSELVLESDTMNIKMTFTNDTKKFRLHAFEASGTTSSGAKFSDGNSSLSLWEASVGNSYMCNKEQNYTITEDLFVFTFQLQIQPVGVKKGAFSTAQECSLDDTSILIPIIVGAALAALILIVVIAYVIGRRKTYVGYQTL, from the exons ATGTCCAGATTCAGCGCCTTCATTTTGCTCCTTATGGTGGCAGTCG GAGTCCACCAGTCAAGTGGTGTTGAAGTCAAAGTCAACGACAAGAATGGAACGTTGTGTCTATCCGCCAGCCTCATGGTCAACTTCTCCATCTCCTACGAAACAACAGACAAGATG ATGGCAGTCGTTGAAATTGAACTTCCCTCTAAAGTCTCAGCGAATGACAGCGTGTGTGGCAGCAATAGCTCTGTGTTAAAATTGGAATTCGAGAGCGGCCACTCCTGGACTATGAACTTCATTACCAACGGGAAAACGTACGAGGCTGACTCCATCATCTTCTCCTACAATCTGGGCGACTCCAAAGTCTTTCCCAACTCCTCGTCCAATG ATACTCTTTCGGTGAccgtgaaacctcacatcattgatGTCGACACGGACACAAGCTACTCTTGCAAGAGCAGCGACATGATCCAGGCGAAGTCAGTCAACCAGACGTTGTGGAACGTTGTCATCCAGGCTTTCATCACGAATGGCCAACAGAGCACCAACT ATACCAGCTGCGCTGCCGATACCCCGACCGCCGCTCCTACAAAGCCACCTGTCACCACCCCATCTGCCCCTACAACCCCCGTCCCGACCCCCACTCTGCCTGATCCTGCCGTTGGCAAATACAACGTCACACCTGAGAACAGCACAGCCTGTCTGCTGGCACAGTTCGGCCTGCGTCTCGGGATCAAGCTCGGAGGC AAATACGAGGAGATGAACTTGAACAGCAGCAAGGTCTCGGCTACTGGAGGGTGTAACGTGAATAGCAGTGAGTTGGTACTGGAGTCTGACACCATGAACATCAAGATGACTTTCACCAAT GACACCAAGAAGTTCCGCCTGCATGCCTTTGAGGCCAGTGGAACAACCAGCTCCG GTGCCAAGTTCAGCGATGGCAACTCCTCCCTGAGTCTGTGGGAAGCGTCCGTGGGCAACTCGTACATGTGCAACAAAGAGCAGAACTAcaccatcaccgaggacctcTTCGTCTTCACGTTCCAACTGCAGATTCAGCCTGTCGGGGTGAAGAAAGGAGCGTTCAGCACAG cCCAAGAATGTTCTTTGGATGACACCAGCATCTTAATCCCAATCATTGTCGGTGCTGCGCTGGCTGCCTTGATTCTTATTGTCGTGATCGCTTACGTGATTGGCCGAAGAAAGACTTATGTCGGCTACCAAACTCTTTGA
- the lamp2 gene encoding lysosome-associated membrane glycoprotein 2 isoform X4: protein MVNFSISYETTDKMMAVVEIELPSKVSANDSVCGSNSSVLKLEFESGHSWTMNFITNGKTYEADSIIFSYNLGDSKVFPNSSSNDTLSVTVKPHIIDVDTDTSYSCKSSDMIQAKSVNQTLWNVVIQAFITNGQQSTNYTSCAADTPTAAPTKPPVTTPSAPTTPVPTPTLPDPAVGKYNVTPENSTACLLAQFGLRLGIKLGGKYEEMNLNSSKVSATGGCNVNSSELVLESDTMNIKMTFTNDTKKFRLHAFEASGTTSSGAKFSDGNSSLSLWEASVGNSYMCNKEQNYTITEDLFVFTFQLQIQPVGVKKGAFSTAEECVADGDNFLVPIAVGVALLVLILIVLLAYFIGRKRNMASGYESF, encoded by the exons ATGGTCAACTTCTCCATCTCCTACGAAACAACAGACAAGATG ATGGCAGTCGTTGAAATTGAACTTCCCTCTAAAGTCTCAGCGAATGACAGCGTGTGTGGCAGCAATAGCTCTGTGTTAAAATTGGAATTCGAGAGCGGCCACTCCTGGACTATGAACTTCATTACCAACGGGAAAACGTACGAGGCTGACTCCATCATCTTCTCCTACAATCTGGGCGACTCCAAAGTCTTTCCCAACTCCTCGTCCAATG ATACTCTTTCGGTGAccgtgaaacctcacatcattgatGTCGACACGGACACAAGCTACTCTTGCAAGAGCAGCGACATGATCCAGGCGAAGTCAGTCAACCAGACGTTGTGGAACGTTGTCATCCAGGCTTTCATCACGAATGGCCAACAGAGCACCAACT ATACCAGCTGCGCTGCCGATACCCCGACCGCCGCTCCTACAAAGCCACCTGTCACCACCCCATCTGCCCCTACAACCCCCGTCCCGACCCCCACTCTGCCTGATCCTGCCGTTGGCAAATACAACGTCACACCTGAGAACAGCACAGCCTGTCTGCTGGCACAGTTCGGCCTGCGTCTCGGGATCAAGCTCGGAGGC AAATACGAGGAGATGAACTTGAACAGCAGCAAGGTCTCGGCTACTGGAGGGTGTAACGTGAATAGCAGTGAGTTGGTACTGGAGTCTGACACCATGAACATCAAGATGACTTTCACCAAT GACACCAAGAAGTTCCGCCTGCATGCCTTTGAGGCCAGTGGAACAACCAGCTCCG GTGCCAAGTTCAGCGATGGCAACTCCTCCCTGAGTCTGTGGGAAGCGTCCGTGGGCAACTCGTACATGTGCAACAAAGAGCAGAACTAcaccatcaccgaggacctcTTCGTCTTCACGTTCCAACTGCAGATTCAGCCTGTCGGGGTGAAGAAAGGAGCGTTCAGCACAG CGGAGGAATGCGTGGCTGATGGCGACAACTTCCTTGTTCCTATAGCTGTGGGAGTTGCCCTGCTTGTTCTCATTCTTATCGTACTCCTGGCCTATTTCATCGGGAGAAAGCGAAACATGGCCAGCGGCTACGAGTCTTTCTAG
- the atp1b4 gene encoding protein ATP1B4 — translation MEPSPTEDGPEKTVVKQTTSPPHKVILKHGQELEEEQEELAEHQPLEQEDLNFERWKRRPLPKRTLHQKIDDLKTYLWNAETKEFMGRSGKSWSLILLFYAALYTFLAAMFGGCLFCLMWSISPYHPTFNDRVMPPGMTMAPHLEGHEIAFNASDRKSWKKYARSMDEHLRSYNDGAQERKNIRCTLDKYFMQDDLVESAERKACQFKRSWLGECSGLKDPHYGYSQGKPCILLRMNRILGYLPGHGKPVNVTCSVKKGPADALGEIQFFPKNIFDLKYYPYYGKQRHVNYTSPVVAVRFTGVHYDTHIQVQCKLNGKGIVNDSPTDRYLGSVTFSLDVGA, via the exons ATGGAGCCCAGTCCCACTGAGGACGGACCTGAGAAGACGGTCGTCAAGCAAACCACAAGTCCT CCTCACAAAGTGATCCTCAAACATGGCCAGGAGTTGGAGGAAGAGCAAGAGGAGTTGGCCGAACATCAGCCGCTCGAGCAGGAGGACCTGAACTTCGAACGGTGGAAGAGGAGGCCGTTACCTAAGAGGACGCTGCACCAGAAAATAGATGACCTAAAGACCTACCTGTGGAATGCAGAGACCAAGGAATTCATGGGTCGctccgggaagagctgga GCCTCATCCTTCTCTTCTATGCTGCACTTTATACGTTTCTGGCAGCCATGTTCGGTGGCTGCTTGTTTTGCCTCATGTGGTCCATTAGCCCCTACCACCCCACATTCAATGACAGAGTGATGCCACCAG GTATGACGATGGCCCCACACCTAGAAGGCCATGAGATTGCCTTCAACGCCTCAGACCGCAAGTCATGGAAGAAGTACGCCAGGTCAATGGATGAACATCTACGAT CATACAACGATGGCGCACAGGAGAGGAAAAATATCAGATGTACACTGGACAAGTACTTCATGCAGGACGACCTTGTGGAGAGTGCGGAGAGGAAAGCATGCCAGTTTAAGAGGTCCTGGCTGGGGGAATGCTCGGGGCTGAAGGACCCCCACTATGGCTACTCTCAGGGAAAGCCTTGCATCCTTCTTCGGATGAATAGG ATTCTTGGATACTTGCCAGGCCATGGGAAACCAGTCAACGTGACCTGTAGTGtgaag AAagggccagcagatgctttggGAGAGATCCAGTTTTTCCCCAAGAACATCTTCGACCTGAAGTACTATCCGTATTATGGGAAGCAGAGACAC GTCAACTACACGTCCCCCGTGGTAGCTGTGCGTTTTACAGGGGTGCACTACGACACCCACATCCAAGTCCAGTGTAAACTCAACGGGAAGGGCATTGTCAACGATTCGCCCACTGACCGCTACCTGGGCAGCGTGACCTTCTCCCTGGATGTAGGAGCGTGA
- the tmem255a gene encoding transmembrane protein 255A isoform X2, translated as MPAAQSLQSSGLTLSETSMGSFKRRKRKSIMVTVMLLIVSILILIFGLAATTRTQNITVGGYYPGLILGFGSFLGIIGSHLIENKRQMLVASIVFISFGVVAAFCCAIVDGVFAARHIDLRPLYAGRCDFHSGESSSERDVPCQSPSRALCNLKVKGNTCYCCDLYNCGNRVEVMGGYHEYTDVSSCQDVVHLHHLLWSATILNIVALFLGIITAAVLGGFKDMTPALTSESSSEPEAIAAPIQSDPPLPANSRNAYINSTPCLPPYTAYDNQGTYMFADSSGLSDDSQSVASHLWPTMIPPRYSPPHSHPDEKPPPYSP; from the exons ATGCCCGCCGCCCAGAGCCTCCAGTCCAGCGGGCTGACTCTGTCCGAGACCAGCATGG GCTCCTtcaagagaaggaagaggaagtcCATCATGGTGACAGTGATGCTGCTGATCGTGTCCATCCTCATCCTGATCTTCGGTCTGGCGGCAACCACAAGGACGCAGAACATCACAGTGGGCGGCTACTACCCGGGACTCATT cttgGATTCGGATCATTTCTCGGAATCATCGGCTCTCATTTGATCGAGAACAAGAGGCAGATG CTGGTGGCCTCCATCGTCTTCATCAGTTTCGGGGTGGTTGCTGCCTTCTGCTGTGCCATCGTGGACGGGGTATTTGCAGCGCGACACATT GATCTGCGACCACTATACGCTGGACGGTGTGATTTCCACTCCGGTGAATCGTCATCTGAGCGCGAC GTGCCGTGTCAGTCGCCGTCACGAGCGTTGTGTAATTTAAAAGTGAAAGGCAACACATGCTATTGCTGCGACCTCTACAACTGTGGCAA CCGAGTGGAGGTGATGGGCGGCTACCACGAGTACACGGACGTGAGCAGCTGCCAGGACGTGGTGCACCTCCACCACCTGCTGTGGTCGGCCACCATCCTCAACATCGTGGCTCTGTTCCTGGGCATCATCACGGCAGCGGTGCTGGGAGGCTTCAAAGACATG actcCCGCTCTGACTTCAGAGAGCTCATCCGAACCTGAGGCCATCGCAGCCCCCATCCAGTCGGACCCTCCTCTTCCCGCCAACTCCCGCAACGCATATATCAACAGCACCCCCTGTCTGCCGCCATACACCGCATACGACAACCAG gGCACCTACATGTTCGCTGACTCATCGGGACTGTCGGACGACTCCCAGTCTGTAGCGAGTCACCTGTGGCCCACCATGATCCCCCCTCGCTACTCCCCGCCTCACAGCCACCCTGATGAGAAGCCGCCGCCGTACAGCCCGTGA
- the tmem255a gene encoding transmembrane protein 255A isoform X1, whose translation MPAAQSLQSSGLTLSETSMGSFKRRKRKSIMVTVMLLIVSILILIFGLAATTRTQNITVGGYYPGLILGFGSFLGIIGSHLIENKRQMLVASIVFISFGVVAAFCCAIVDGVFAARHIDLRPLYAGRCDFHSGESSSERDVPCQSPSRALCNLKVKGNTCYCCDLYNCGKEHPLMGLQNKDVLKKFRKSSMIWNRVEVMGGYHEYTDVSSCQDVVHLHHLLWSATILNIVALFLGIITAAVLGGFKDMTPALTSESSSEPEAIAAPIQSDPPLPANSRNAYINSTPCLPPYTAYDNQGTYMFADSSGLSDDSQSVASHLWPTMIPPRYSPPHSHPDEKPPPYSP comes from the exons ATGCCCGCCGCCCAGAGCCTCCAGTCCAGCGGGCTGACTCTGTCCGAGACCAGCATGG GCTCCTtcaagagaaggaagaggaagtcCATCATGGTGACAGTGATGCTGCTGATCGTGTCCATCCTCATCCTGATCTTCGGTCTGGCGGCAACCACAAGGACGCAGAACATCACAGTGGGCGGCTACTACCCGGGACTCATT cttgGATTCGGATCATTTCTCGGAATCATCGGCTCTCATTTGATCGAGAACAAGAGGCAGATG CTGGTGGCCTCCATCGTCTTCATCAGTTTCGGGGTGGTTGCTGCCTTCTGCTGTGCCATCGTGGACGGGGTATTTGCAGCGCGACACATT GATCTGCGACCACTATACGCTGGACGGTGTGATTTCCACTCCGGTGAATCGTCATCTGAGCGCGAC GTGCCGTGTCAGTCGCCGTCACGAGCGTTGTGTAATTTAAAAGTGAAAGGCAACACATGCTATTGCTGCGACCTCTACAACTGTGGCAA AGAACATCCTCTTATGGGACTTCAGAATAAAGATGTTTTGAAAAAGTTTAGGAAATCATCCATGATTTGGAA CCGAGTGGAGGTGATGGGCGGCTACCACGAGTACACGGACGTGAGCAGCTGCCAGGACGTGGTGCACCTCCACCACCTGCTGTGGTCGGCCACCATCCTCAACATCGTGGCTCTGTTCCTGGGCATCATCACGGCAGCGGTGCTGGGAGGCTTCAAAGACATG actcCCGCTCTGACTTCAGAGAGCTCATCCGAACCTGAGGCCATCGCAGCCCCCATCCAGTCGGACCCTCCTCTTCCCGCCAACTCCCGCAACGCATATATCAACAGCACCCCCTGTCTGCCGCCATACACCGCATACGACAACCAG gGCACCTACATGTTCGCTGACTCATCGGGACTGTCGGACGACTCCCAGTCTGTAGCGAGTCACCTGTGGCCCACCATGATCCCCCCTCGCTACTCCCCGCCTCACAGCCACCCTGATGAGAAGCCGCCGCCGTACAGCCCGTGA